The DNA region AACTTTAAAGTTTATTTACATTCTAATGTCAGGTGAAAAAGTTTATTCTATCCTGAAGATGTTTTTGTTTCAGtgatgtttagttttaaaagtcaacattgagaaattatttaaatatttcttttgaaatatttttcatattgaacttttcaaatatttaaaattttaaacattcagGTATTCTGTAGGCATAAATAAAGACGTGATTAAAATTTACCTATGTCATTTGTCAAAAATGTTTAGAGTTAATATTTGGTATATTTACCTGACACAGTGAAGGGATTTTCAGTACAAGAGTCAGGAAATAAGATTTTCTGATCAATTAAATCCTAACCATGTTGATAATTCTCTATATATTTTGAGATGCATTATTTAAAGAATAGAATAAAAATCAGAGTAGTATTCTTAAAAAAATCACCTCAAGGTAATAACTATTTCTTTTTGCAACAAgtttaaaggatttttaaaaaaatgtgtgctGTTATGTATCTTAATGTCATTCTGTACACTACTGTTTTATTATTAGCTCTCCTCTATAGGAAGcataaaattaaatgttaaaaagtaTTCTCTACCCCCAGATtccaaaatttattaattttaacctTATTGCTTGCCACTGGATGGCCCATTTTACCAcgctaaaaaattatttattgataacttggattttcattttaattttaataaagtttttactgaaaatgcatatttatatatatagtctATATTAATAGCAGACTAATAGAGATTTTTGAGTGAATGGTTTTTTCTTACAGATTATGTAGGGTGAAAATGCATAGATTTCATTTTACTAGTAGaggatttgttgaatgaatagttGGATATATTGGGATCGTTTTATAAAGTTAATTTTTGACTTTTTTATATGGTTTTCCTAAAAGACCAAGTGTCTTTCATTGCACTTGAGGACTTATATAATTCTGCTGAATGGAAATGAGAATATGATCCAAACATTtagaattattttctaaaagtaaTTTTCTCTAGAAAAGTTATTGCTTTGCTTTGGTTGAGGATTTGCCTGCTTTATCTTCAACTATATTCAGAaatttgctataattgatgatAGATCTCTTTGAGGACTGTAAAGGTATAGTAATAGCTTACTTCCATACATAACATAAATTGCCATTTAATGAAACCTTTATAGGTAAAGTAGTAAAAATTAAGAGGAATTAATCTTTGCCAGTGCAACCTACAAGCTAGTGCCACTTGTCTAATATTGACATGAAATGCTTCTGGTCTCATTTTCAAAGGGCAGTAAATTTCTGTAATGTAGTAGTCATTGAATCTAGTGCCTTTTTATTGGTAACACTggatctctttcattctttgtacAGTGATTTATCCTTTTGCTGTGATCACAACTTGTTAGATCTGTTTGTGAACTCATGCAccactgtttttattttgtagaaaagatggctaattttttaaTCAAAGATTTCTGATAAATTAATATAAAGTTCTATGTACTGTGTGGTAGAATTTTATAGTGTGCTATAAACACCTGCCTCAAAGTCTTTCAagtgaataaagttttattcaCTTGAAAAATTACAGATAGAGATTCTTACTCAAAAATTTTCACTGATTTTGATTTTATATCCAGGTTTGGGATATCATTTTATTCCAGTAGATCACACACAGCCAATTTATTAGAAATTTTCATATAATGAGCCCACATACCTTAGAAGAAAATAGTATTTAACAAAAAATATGGACATTCCATCCAGGCCCCTGGACATTTGTTTCACTATTGtggaaaaatatttgtttttcaatttcagATTTCCACAGGTaaataagtttaatttttaattgaagtagaTAAACATGTTGCCATTTATTCCTAGACTTTAGAATATGTAatcttgattttaatttttttaaaaaaattagaaatgtaaaCAATAAAAATGTGATTGAGAAGAGAATCATgatatattttgggtatatatgtGTATAGTATTTTTCTAACAAAGGAAATTTTGCATATTAGAAGTTCAGTAAAACACTTGTACTTCCTCTCTTTAATGCCCTGAGCTAGAAATAGTAGCATTCTGAACAGGCAAGCCTATCTTGGACCCCATCCAAAGGTTTTCAGATCTTTTGTGGATGGTTTCACCTCTAAGATAGCTCCATTACATAGACCCAAGAATAGAATTAGAACAAAATGTCattctcttttgttgtttttttttttaaatgaaaatctgTATCTTCcttggtattttaaaatgttaactaggaagagtattttaataaaagattaaaaacttGATAACTGAGCAAAATAATGAGTTactcttttataaaaattttatctttgtGACATTCCCATATGTACATCTTAATTGTGTAATTTTTGTGATGTTGCTGGTTTGTCCTTTTGAAGCTTAACCTCAGAGATGATGTGGTGAAAATTACAATCGATTGGCAGAAACTCCAGACTGTCTCGGTATTCCAGCCTGCATTACTCTTTAGTGCACTTGAGCAACACATTTTATATTTACAGGTAAATTTCTTGTTAGACAAGTTAACTTGATATTGAGCATAGAAATTATTTGTGGTTAAATTATAAGCTGGAGTATTTGTCACTTCTTTCTTAACACTGTATTAATAGTGTTATTAATAAAAGGTTACTTACATCCAGATTGGATCCAAATCTGTTAATTTATGTAGTGATCGGGACAGTTATGGAAATATAGCCCAATAAGCTGATGTGAGTATGAAGATTGAATGAATGCAATTCTATTCAATTCTAGTTTTACATTGAAAAAGCAGTACAGTTCCATCTATGGTGGGTTATAATTAAGCAATAAGACACGGCAGGTGTGTGTCATGCTATGATAATGATTCCATGCCTTGGGTGAGTTTGGTGGCTCATGGAGTGCTTTCAGTGGTTCAAGAAGTGGCATTATCCCAGCATGACACATCCTGGAGTGTCTATTGCAATTAAACAGTTTCagcatagtttttaaaaagaaagtaatttctgtGACATTAGTGTCTCATCTTAGTAAATAGCCAGtcactttttatcttttcttttccttaacaGTTTGAAGTAACTCATCCTTTATATCAGAAATCAACATGGAATTATTTCCAATAGTGTtatagtttttaatatttaagttCAATAACTAAACAGTATTGTGACCTTTCTGGTTTCTAATTGAACATTTTTACAATTATAATTGTTGCACATTTACAGTTTATCTCTAATCAAAGTGTAAAATGTGTAGTATCAAAAAGATAAGTGGAAGGACTGCCTGAGTGGTCAGTTTACTGCTACTAAAGTTTTATAAGATTTCAGAAGAGTATTTGGTACAGCAAACAGTAGAAGCAAACCATAGGTTCCAAAACCATTATTGAAACATTGATAAGTGTCAGTGTGTTTTGATTAATGCAATAGACATTAATTTTCAGCCTACCCTTCATTGACTTTGTGGGAAAATTTAGTTATTTCATATGAGAAATAATAGTTAACCCTAGTTTTAAAGGGCAGAAGCAGTAAGCTATAGATGCAAGTAAGACCTAATTGTTggattgtggggagtggggaaaggTGGAGGGCATAGTATAATTTACATTAAATAGGGCTTTTTTCACTCTCTAGTGATTTTCAGCTATAGATATTGGTAGATGTTTTTTTGCCctagttcattttcttttaaaaaatttaatttcatgACCCAAGATATATGAAGAAGATATCCTGCCATGTCAGGAAAAGCCCGAGTGTTCACTCAGCATAACACCTATATATTTCATGTCTATGCACTCTCATTCACTTTGGCCAACTGCAGTTTCAAGTGGAGAATCTCCAGTGATATAGTGATAATGCAGGGCTTTGCTGAGTGAGAGCACTGGCTCTCCTGTTAAGGAGGAAAAGTACTAAGCCTTAGTGTTCTGAGGAGGCATTTGAATGACATGTTAATTAAGTGGCATTGGTGCCAGAGCCTGAGGCTTTGATTTGGCTCAAAATAAAAGATGAGTGACAGAATGATTCcctcaaagaaaattttaaatttcctcaggtttttctttcttctcttaaaaCAGATGTATAGCAAATGATAATGGTTACAATAGCAGAGAATAACAAGCACTTTTATGTGGTCAGATTTATGTATCTGGATTTGCCAACTTTTTATATTTAGTAATTGATATTAAATATTGAGTCTACTTAGAAATTTCTATAAATATGCTAAGTGTTTAATTAATTTTGATCTGTTTGAACCTGAACAAATGGAATTGTGTTCTGCTAAGCCTTTTTTAGCAAAACTTCAGCCTCTGATTAAAGAGGAGTCTGCAATCGCTGTTGAAGAGATAGGAAAAACAGAAACAGGCAACAAGAATGAAGTGAGTGCCAAATTTCCCATTGGCGACttacaaaaggaagaaaagcacAAAGATTGTGATTTAGGAGATGTGAAAAAGACACAGATCCATTTTGATCAAGAAATAGTTCAAATAAAGGCTGGAAAAGCAGAAGTAAGAAGAGTTTTTCTTTTGAGGCGggtcattactttttaaaatcttactaTAATTTTTGAATTGTTAAAACCTGCATATTTGTTGTTGTAGATTGACAGACGAATATCTGCATTTATTGAAAGAAAGcaagctgaaataaatgaaaacaacgTCAGGGAATTTTGCAATGTTATTGATTGTAATCAAGGTAACTAACTAGAAGTTGTTAATTTTCATAGGACTTTAAGCATAGTTTTTGCAGTTGCTTAgatctgtcatttaaaaaaaagaagaataaaattaagaacaCAATTTGATTTATTTCATAGGTTTATTGGGAACCAAAGCAGTGGAATTTCCTTCTGTTTAATAATACACTATATTACAAGAAACAGTTTCTATTTTGATTATAAAAGTCAAATAAATGCTAATGTAAAAAGACTGATGTTTACCACAggtaaaaagattattttaaagttcctttagaacaggatttttttaaaCCAGGGATCTGTAGACCCCTACgggggtccctgagcttgaattgaaaattcaaaaaaacattattctggtggggatgtgttggtacgggtgtgatatgtttattaaataaatgcaCTGTGTAGTGTggtcttagtaaggggtccatggtttccacctgactggaaaagggttctatgaaacaaaaaaggttaagaaccccggTTTTAGAAAATGAAGGTGAACTGTTAGTGACAGAGTGACTTGGTCTTACTAGTAAGAAGGAACTGAACTGTATAAATTTTAAGCCTATAAATGTACTTATGAAATTATGATGATAATACATGAAAAGAACTCAGTGAAATTGATATTCCTCAAGAGGGAGGAGTTTTCTCACTACTCCTGCTATTTGAAATGTTTTATGTCACAATACAACCAATTTGTCATGAAGACCATGGtgtctttcagtttttttctcttattctcaCAATGCATAcacttagttttgttttgtttttttttgtcagatTATCCTTTCCCTCTCCACTTGCTGTTATAGTAATGTTTAGAGATCAGAAGATATGTGCAGAATACAAAATATTGCAAAGTGCTGCCATAGATCATACTCTGGCATCATAGTAATAATCAGAACAAGTAGTTCTTAGAAAAAATTATGAAGAGTTCATAATTGGAATGAACATTTTTCTTGTTTCCTCTTATATCTCTTGGTTATTATAACACAGAATTGTCAGATGAACCTAGAAGTGACTCAGATCACATTGATATACTGATTCTCTTAATGAAATAATACTGACTCAAGGTGTTCTAAATTCGACTTTTTCCACTATTGACATTATGCATGTGTATCTCTAAATTTAGTATATTTTCCTGTTAACTTTTCAGAACAAGTGCATCAGTGGCAGAATCTCAGGTAGCAACCCATCTCAGCAAGCAACCCATGAGAAAGGGTTTGTTGAAGGAGCAAGCACATGTATCACTAATGTTATTCCTCTGTTCTCCCTGCTAACTCTATTATTATAAACCACCAGGGGATAGAAATTGACAAGAATTGAAATGCTCAGCAGGATTCCTTGGCCCATTCAGTCCCTTGCTGGCTCAAAACAGTGCTAGCAAGAATTACTGTGGAGAGTGACTAGCACTCATATATTCACTATCTTCACACCATACTGAATTTCTTACTGATGGGTTAATCTATATATTTTGACTATAACTCTGGAATGGATGATAGCCTCTTTTTTTTAACCATAGGCCCATGAAATGATAGAAAGTGAATAGAGAAGTGATGGctctttgaagatattttcaggtaccaaaaaaaaaggaaaagagaaagaaaatggctCTCTGGTATCTAGATATAAAAGATAAATTAATTTGGAGTTTTGTTTGCACAATTACCAGTAATactacttaattttaaaaactttgacaaaaacaaatatatgttaatgtgtCATTGTGTTTCTTTTAATACTTCTCAGTTTGACCTAAATATAAAcagtgaattgaaaaaaaaaatcaaattccataggaggaaaaataattttctttcagtgTCTGATTTaccattcatttttataaagtaattCAAGAGGAATTTTGCAGGAAATGTATTGCCTGTACAtggttttacttattttaaatattttataatatatgaaaGGTTTATGTTGACATCTTTCCAGTTTTTTCTGTTGGTTGTAATTTATTTGTTGATATTTAATTTGAAAGAAACTCATACTTTCCAGTTGGGGAAAAAAACTGGAACAAACTTTCACAACATATTTTTCCTAAAGGTGCATTTCTTGAAAGGAATAGGAAGAGGTAGGTGGTTTTTGTGGGattagggatttttaaaattagcattGGAAATCGAGGTAAAGTGGAAAGAAAGTGTTGTAATTGAAGTTTCAAGGTCTTTTCATGTTTGGAGTTCTGAAATAAAATGGTGTTAAATGTCTAGCTAGACCTTTTTATTACATGTTTATAAATTTGATCAGTAATATCAaggatggaattttaaaatatttcagtaaaattAATGAGTTCTCTTTCTAtgataaagtgaaaaaagtagCTGTCTTAAAACTAAAATATTCTCTATACCATATGAATCATTTTCTCTAAAGACCTACATGGTTTTTATAGATttgattttcattaaaattaaactaTGCCACTAAATTTTGAGGCCTTTTCTGTATGTAAGTCTGAAAATTAGATAGGAAGATTAGATATAAGTTTTAGAGGGTAGAGAAGGTCACTAGCGGTTAAATAAACTATTATTCAACTTGGTATTCTCATGACTAGTATGTTAACATGAACATTAGAAGTTTAGCAACCTTATACATTTGAATTTAATACTATATTTAAACTTATACTCATCTCAATTTTCCTTAGAAAATAGTTGTGCAAGAACTGATGCCATTTTTACCCCTTATCCTGGATTTAAAAGTCATGTAAAGGGTAAGTAACCACCACATAACATCTTCATCGCTGACAGAAGTTTATTCTAGGTTATTAGCAAAATGGAATAGAAATAACTTTTCTtatccaaattttatttattttaaaacaaaacaaatcttgCCTTTCTTCATTCTTACATTTGTGGTTGGATGATCTTTATGAGAAGAATATAAAATACTGTTAGGGAGAgaggattttttaatttttttgaaatgtaaatttATATAAGCTCAAAAGTTTCTTAACTTAGTTTCTAGAGTTGTAAATACCTATGGACCACAGACTAGACCTGAAGGAATTCAAGGATTGGGTCATAAACCTAATAGCATGCTTCGAGATTGTGGCAATCAGGCTGTAGAAGAACGACTACAAAATATTGAGGCTCACTTGCGATTGCAGACAGGTAAGCAAAGTTCAATATGGTGCCTCATAATGTACCTTTGCAACTGGTTAAAGAAATTCCAATTAATTTAATTACCAATTATTCACTGTGCACCTGGCACCTGTCATGTAAAAATCATTTTCCTGGTTGCTATAAAAATGAGTAAAGCAGGGGCCCTGCTTTAAAGGAATCTATAGTTCTTGTTACTTTTGCTCTTCCCCTGTCACTCATCTCACcactttaaatttctttattattttttactaatatccatttttgaaattttgtgtttttactttttattagagaagctatagatttacagaaaaatcatgtagaaaatacagcattcccatgtACCCTTGCACCATGAtcaacactttgtattagtggggtacctttgttaaaattgaataGTCTATAGTTTAGCTTGTTTTTTCCTTATATGGCAttcttattattaataccttacgttagtgtggtacatttgttatagttcatgaacatttttataattatactattatagTCCGTTGTTCACATGTGTTCACTGtgctataaatttttaaaattatcttttaatttttatcctaACATctcaccactttttaaaattgacagTGCTAGCAGGATGGGAACAGTTTCCAAATAGATCTTGATATTCTCAATTTATTGAATTCCCAGTATCCTTGTGAGATGTAGGTGTTACTGTACAGATAAACTAAACTTCAAAGCACTTGAGCAATGTGCCCATGGTAGTAAGTAATAATTAGAATTCAAACTATCTTAACTGGCTGCAAAGCCTGCATCTCCCTCCCCTATTTAGCCATTGGGTCCTGTTGATTCTGTCATCTAAGTATCTTTCATGTCTACCCACTTCTTTCTACCTCCACTTCTACTATCCTAGTTGAAGCCACTATGATCTCTCCCTTGAACTGATGGAAGGATATTAACTGCTCTTTGCCAGTAGACTTTCTTTAGACTGTTCTCTGACCTGTAGCCAaactcatttttttctaaaactcaAATCATTAAAGCGGAAAATACTTTAATGGCTTTCTGTTGCCCTTATATGCATACCAAGCttagtatttatatatttgttcaacaaatagGTAGTAAGCTCCCACTGTAAGCTAGGGCCTGTGCTAGGTGCTGAGAATACATCCGAACAAAAATTCTAGTTGGGGAGACAGGTGatactaatataaataataagtTGTATGTAGAAGTGCTGTGGATAAAAGCAACTTGACCAAGAAAAGGAAACATGATCCACATCTGTAGTTCCTTTGCTTCCTTAGGGCCTTTACATAAGCTTTTCTTTCCTGACCTTGGACCACTGTGGGTTCCTCTTTTATTTAGTCTCATCTCAGGTagttctcccttccctcctttaTAGCAGTTATCAGTTTATTTAATGTCTGTCTTCCCTGATAGGTAGTAAAGTCTCAGAGCAGGACTTTGTCTACCATGTCCTCTTTTGTGTCTAGTgcagtgcctagcacagagtaAGAGCtgaagtgtttgttgaatgaatgattgcTCATTTCACCTTCTCAGATATGTGCAAAGTATAGTAGGGACCCAGAGTTAGTGTTCAGCTCTCTATAGGGGAGGTCAAGGGATAGCATCCCTGATGAAGTTATATCTGAGACCTTGAAGTATTAGTGGTAATTTTCTAGCAGCAGGAGCAAAGCATTCTTAAAAGAGGGAATAGCGTTTTTAAAAGCACAGGGGCACAAAATAGGCTTCAGGGAGTAAGTCCAGTTTACCTGGAGTATTTGCTAGATAAAGGTAGAAGAAGATAAGAGAATGAGTAAGTCTTTTAAAGTAATGAGAATTAGCATTAAAAATTTAATCCCCTCCTCCAGAAGTAGATGGATTTAAAAGGCAATTGTATAAAAAACTTAACTGGCTTATTCAGTCTTTAGTACCATTAGTTAATTCTTTAGGCAAATGTCTGTTAAATCCCTACTATGTGTCAAGTACTTTTAGGCACTGAGGATAAAGAGATGACGTAGTCATAGTCCCTGGGCTTCAAGGAATTTATGATCTAGTAGAGGGAAAAAGACACATTAATA from Dasypus novemcinctus isolate mDasNov1 chromosome 3, mDasNov1.1.hap2, whole genome shotgun sequence includes:
- the MBIP gene encoding MAP3K12-binding inhibitory protein 1 isoform X2; translation: MAATAEFSRPSSGDRSLEQNCSLRLPREVLCEIFHSLCTLAGQLNLRDDVVKITIDWQKLQTVSVFQPALLFSALEQHILYLQPFLAKLQPLIKEESAIAVEEIGKTETGNKNEVSAKFPIGDLQKEEKHKDCDLGDVKKTQIHFDQEIVQIKAGKAEIDRRISAFIERKQAEINENNVREFCNVIDCNQENSCARTDAIFTPYPGFKSHVKVSRVVNTYGPQTRPEGIQGLGHKPNSMLRDCGNQAVEERLQNIEAHLRLQTGGPVPRDIYQRIKKLEDKILELEGISPEYFQSVNFSGKRRKVQPPQNYSLAELDEKISALKQALLRKSREAESLAGHHLP
- the MBIP gene encoding MAP3K12-binding inhibitory protein 1 isoform X1 gives rise to the protein MAATAEFSRPSSGDRSLEQNCSLRLPREVLCEIFHSLCTLAGQLNLRDDVVKITIDWQKLQTVSVFQPALLFSALEQHILYLQPFLAKLQPLIKEESAIAVEEIGKTETGNKNEVSAKFPIGDLQKEEKHKDCDLGDVKKTQIHFDQEIVQIKAGKAEIDRRISAFIERKQAEINENNVREFCNVIDCNQENSCARTDAIFTPYPGFKSHVKVSRVVNTYGPQTRPEGIQGLGHKPNSMLRDCGNQAVEERLQNIEAHLRLQTGGPVPRDIYQRIKKLEDKILELEGISPEYFQSVNFSGKRRKVQPPQQNYSLAELDEKISALKQALLRKSREAESLAGHHLP
- the MBIP gene encoding MAP3K12-binding inhibitory protein 1 isoform X4, coding for MAATAEFSRPSSGDRSLEQNCSLRLPREVLCEIFHSLCTLAGQLNLRDDVVKITIDWQKLQTVSVFQPALLFSALEQHILYLQPFLAKLQPLIKEESAIAVEEIGKTETGNKNEVSAKFPIGDLQKEEKHKDCDLGDVKKTQIHFDQEIVQIKAGKAEIDRRISAFIERKQAEINENNVREFCNVIDCNQENSCARTDAIFTPYPGFKSHVKVSRVVNTYGPQTRPEGIQGLGHKPNSMLRDCGNQAVEERLQNIEAHLRLQTEFFWKKKKSSASSTELFTGRT
- the MBIP gene encoding MAP3K12-binding inhibitory protein 1 isoform X5, with protein sequence MAATAEFSRPSSGDRSLEQNCSLRLPREVLCEIFHSLCTLAGQLNLRDDVVKITIDWQKLQTVSVFQPALLFSALEQHILYLQPFLAKLQPLIKEESAIAVEEIGKTETGNKNEVSAKFPIGDLQKEEKHKDCDLGDVKKTQIHFDQEIVQIKAGKAEIDRRISAFIERKQAEINENNVREFCNVIDCNQENSCARTDAIFTPYPGFKSHVKVSRVVNTYGPQTRPEGIQGLGHKPNSMLRDCGNQAVEERLQNIEAHLRLQTEFFWKKKKSSASSKLFTGRT
- the MBIP gene encoding MAP3K12-binding inhibitory protein 1 isoform X3 codes for the protein MVNSYEKRVQFVKIFLKALGLNLRDDVVKITIDWQKLQTVSVFQPALLFSALEQHILYLQPFLAKLQPLIKEESAIAVEEIGKTETGNKNEVSAKFPIGDLQKEEKHKDCDLGDVKKTQIHFDQEIVQIKAGKAEIDRRISAFIERKQAEINENNVREFCNVIDCNQENSCARTDAIFTPYPGFKSHVKVSRVVNTYGPQTRPEGIQGLGHKPNSMLRDCGNQAVEERLQNIEAHLRLQTGGPVPRDIYQRIKKLEDKILELEGISPEYFQSVNFSGKRRKVQPPQQNYSLAELDEKISALKQALLRKSREAESLAGHHLP